In Candidatus Neptunochlamydia vexilliferae, the sequence TTATCCAGGCAATTTTTATGCGCTTCCCCAGTCTCCTCAAATCTTTAAGCAACTGCTAATGGTCGCAGGGATGGACCGCTATTTCCAGGTTGCCCCTTGCTTCCGCGATGAGGACTTACGCGCTGATCGGCAACCTGAATTTACCCAAATCGACCTGGAGATGAGCTTTGCCTATCCAGAAGATATGACCACCCTCATTCATCGCTACCTCAAAGATCTTTTTAAAGTCTGCCTTGATTATACCGTTCCCGATGAGATCCCTTCGATGAGCTACCACGACTGTTTGGAGTATTATGGAACCGACCGTCCCGATCTGCGTTTCGGTATGCCTCTTGTTCGGGTTGATGCAATCGCTAAAGCCTCAGAGTTTTCGGTCTTTAAGGAGCAGTTAGAAAATGGGGGCTGTGTCAAAGCACTTTGTGTGAAAGGGGGCGCCACCATCTCTCGAAAAGAGATCGATAGATATACCGAATTTGTCTCAAAATTTGGCCTCCGCGGCCTTGGGTGGATGAAAAGACAAGAAGAGGGACTTACCTCTAGCATTGTCAAATTCTTTTCTGCAGGGCAGCTCAAAGAGTTAGAGGAAAAAACAGGGGCCCAAACAGGTGATCTTCTCCTCTTTGCAGCAGCAGGTGAAGCAACTGTTAACCAATCGCTTGATCACCTGCGCCGCCTCATCGCTAAAGAGCGGAACCTGATCAACCCCGACGCTTATAACTTCCTTTGGGTCAATGGTTTTCCCTGTTTTGAGTGGGACGAAGATGAAAATAGACCCCAGTCACTCCACCACCCCTTTACCATGCCCCACCCCGACGATCTCCACCTTTTAGAGACCGATCCCCTAAAGGTGCGTTCCCATTCCTACGATATCATTATCAATGGTTACGAGGTAGGAGGAGGGTCGCAACGGATCCACGATTTTGAAGTGCAAAAGCGGGTTTTTGACGCCTTAAAGATTAACGCCGAAGAAGTTAACCAAAAATTTGGTTTCTTTATAGAGGCGCTTCAGTATGGCACTCCCCCCCACCTAGGGATTGCCCTTGGGTTTGACCGCCTGATGATGTTACTCACTAAAACAGAGAACATTCGTGATGTGATCGCCTTTCCTAAGACACAAAAGGCAAGTGACGTCATGATGCAGTGTCCTGCATCGGTGAGCCAAAGGCAACTCGATGAGCTTGAGGTTTCTATTGGTACGCATTCAGGGGGGCAATTCCCAGCAAAGCGGAAGTAGGCACCACATCTTTTGCACCGCACTCCTCCCCTATAGCGCCTGCGGCTATGGGGTCGTCATTTGGCACAAAATCTGTAGCGCCTACTCCGCTTTCCTTAGGAATGCACCCCCTGAACGCGTACCTACTCGAGAGCCAAAAGAAATCTCTTGGATATAATTCACCAGTTCAATACAGTGGAACCTTGAAACTAAGCGTTATTTAGGAGAATTTGACGTGTTTGCAAAAAAGAAATTTTTATTTGTTTTCACCCTTATGGCTTCTCTACTTCTTACAGTAGGTTATGGAGAAAATAAAGAAGAAGCCATTGCAGAAAAGGAAACCAAAGAAGAAGTTGATATCGATAAGATTTCAAAAGCCTTTGGCCACCTCATTGGAAAAAACCTCGATTCTCTCGGATTTGAGTTTAATATGACCGATGTCATCAAAGGAATCGAAGATTCCCTTGCTGGAAAAGAGCCACCGATGAACGAAAATGAGTGTGTCCAAGCCATTTCGATTGTGCAGGAGCAGGCCTTCCAAAAGCTTGCCCAGGAAAACCTCGAAAAAGCAGATCATTTCATGACGGAAAACGCCAAAGAAGAGGGTGTTGTTCAGCTCGAGGAAAATAAGCTGCAGTGCAAGATTGAGCGTCAAGGAGAGGGAGCGGTTGTTGAGGAGTATTTTTCTCCTGTGATTCGCTACTCAGGAAAATTCCTAGATGGCAAGGTCTTTGGAGCTTCC encodes:
- the aspS gene encoding aspartate--tRNA ligase, whose translation is MDYRRTHTCNALRKKEIGKVVTLSGWVHRRRDHGGLIFIDLRDRFGLTQLIFDPEISKEAHVTASSLRAEWVISAEGKVRARGEGLTNPQLDTGEIEIEVTTFEVLSKAKTPPFSICDDTTETHEDIRLKYRYLDIRRGGVAKKLAMRHQAMMATRSFFNTEGFLEINTPIMGRSTPEGARDYLVPSRIYPGNFYALPQSPQIFKQLLMVAGMDRYFQVAPCFRDEDLRADRQPEFTQIDLEMSFAYPEDMTTLIHRYLKDLFKVCLDYTVPDEIPSMSYHDCLEYYGTDRPDLRFGMPLVRVDAIAKASEFSVFKEQLENGGCVKALCVKGGATISRKEIDRYTEFVSKFGLRGLGWMKRQEEGLTSSIVKFFSAGQLKELEEKTGAQTGDLLLFAAAGEATVNQSLDHLRRLIAKERNLINPDAYNFLWVNGFPCFEWDEDENRPQSLHHPFTMPHPDDLHLLETDPLKVRSHSYDIIINGYEVGGGSQRIHDFEVQKRVFDALKINAEEVNQKFGFFIEALQYGTPPHLGIALGFDRLMMLLTKTENIRDVIAFPKTQKASDVMMQCPASVSQRQLDELEVSIGTHSGGQFPAKRK
- a CDS encoding FKBP-type peptidyl-prolyl cis-trans isomerase — protein: MFAKKKFLFVFTLMASLLLTVGYGENKEEAIAEKETKEEVDIDKISKAFGHLIGKNLDSLGFEFNMTDVIKGIEDSLAGKEPPMNENECVQAISIVQEQAFQKLAQENLEKADHFMTENAKEEGVVQLEENKLQCKIERQGEGAVVEEYFSPVIRYSGKFLDGKVFGASQEDELVALDEVIPGFSKGIIGMKEGEKRTIYIHPELGYGTSGYLPPNSLLVFDIELVKANATPQEEESMTTIPSEEAKEIAIDDEEAIR